The region ATTCCGCCGTTTCTGCGCAGAACAGGACCCGCAGATGAACACGACCGAAATGACCGCGAAGATGGCCTCCGGCAACGGCTTCATTGCCGCACTTGACCAGTCGGGCGGTTCGACGCCGAAGGCTCTCAAGGGCTATGGCATCGAAGAGGGTGCGTGGGCCTCCGAAGAGGAAATGTTCGGCCTGATCCACGAGATGCGCGCCCGCATCATCCGTTCGGATGCATTCTCCGGCGAAAAGGTCATCGGCGCCATCCTGTTCGAGCGTACGATGGATGGCACGGTTGATGGCAAGCCTGTCCCACTGGCGCTGATCGAGAAGGGCGTGGTCCCCTTCATCAAGATCGACAAGGGTCTGGAAGACGAAGCCAATGGCGTTCAGTTGATGAAGCCGATGCCGACGCTGGACGAGCTGCTGGTCCGTTCGAAGGCGATGGGTGTCTATGGCACCAAGGAACGCTCGGTCATCAACTCGGCCAACCGTGAAGGCATCGCTGCCGTGGTTGCGCAGCAGTTCGAAGTTGGCAAGCAGGTCCTCAGCCACGGCATGATGCCGATCATCGAGCCCGAAGTGAACATCAAGAGCGAGACCCGCGCCGAGTGCGACGCGATCCTGCTCGAGGAAATCCTCAAGAACCTCGACGCGCTGGCAGACGGCGTGCAGGTCATGCTCAAGCTTTCGCTGCCGATCGTGCCGTGCACGTTCGACCCGCTGGTCAACCATCCGAAGGTTCTGCGTGTCGTCGCCCTGTCGGGTGGCTACAAGCGTCCCGAGGCTTGCGTCGAGCTGGCCAAGAATACCGGCATCATCGCCAGCTTCAGCCGCGCCCTGCTCGAAGACCTGCGTCACCAGATGACCGATGCGGAATTCGATGCCTCGCTGGCCGCGGCAATCGACGAAATCTACACGGGTTCGACGCAGAAGACTCTCGTCGCCGCCTGATCCCCGTTTGAGAGGACGGAAAGGCCACCCCGTCACCGGCACAGCCGGGGCGGGGTGTTTTATTGTGCGGGGTTATTGCGCGACGCTGAAGTGGAACAGGTAGTCCGACGGCTTGAGTTTCTTGCCGGCAAGGCGGCCGGGCTCGACTCTATCGAGCATGATACCTTCACTCGGCTCACCCAGCGTGAAACGTCTGGTCTCGAACATGCCGCCGCGTTGCAGCGTTGCTTCGACAATCACGCGACCGGCCCACACGCAGCGCGCATTCATCGGGCAGCGGCTGTCTTCAATCAGCGAATCGACACGCACCTTGTCAGCACCGACAAGCGTTGTCTGGCCAACCATCGCGTGGCCGTCGGTGCGTTCGGGTTTCGTGGTTGTTGCACAAGCGGCAAGAGCAACCGCCGGGATGAGGGCAAGGAAGGCTTTGGTCATCCCTCGACAATGCTCTCGCCGGATGAACCGTTCCGGAACCGAAGTTGCAGCGGCGGCGGCTTACCGATAAGGCGCCCGGCATGGCAAAGCTTTCCTCCGAACTCTACCTGATCTCGCCGCTCGATGTTGCAGGCACCTTTCCCGAACGGCTCGCCCGCGCGCTCGATGCAGGGCCCGTGGCA is a window of Novosphingobium sp. THN1 DNA encoding:
- a CDS encoding fructose bisphosphate aldolase — its product is MNTTEMTAKMASGNGFIAALDQSGGSTPKALKGYGIEEGAWASEEEMFGLIHEMRARIIRSDAFSGEKVIGAILFERTMDGTVDGKPVPLALIEKGVVPFIKIDKGLEDEANGVQLMKPMPTLDELLVRSKAMGVYGTKERSVINSANREGIAAVVAQQFEVGKQVLSHGMMPIIEPEVNIKSETRAECDAILLEEILKNLDALADGVQVMLKLSLPIVPCTFDPLVNHPKVLRVVALSGGYKRPEACVELAKNTGIIASFSRALLEDLRHQMTDAEFDASLAAAIDEIYTGSTQKTLVAA